A DNA window from Undibacterium sp. YM2 contains the following coding sequences:
- a CDS encoding FeoA family protein, producing the protein MSGSPLQQAVSTTLNLMKVGDSGVVVDVQEQGDAKDDSLFNITRRLKELGFVKGEPVKILHKGYFGGEPLAVRIGQSTFALRNFEAALIGVTNLGVSHSEKVGT; encoded by the coding sequence ATGAGCGGTTCGCCATTACAGCAAGCAGTTTCTACTACGTTGAACCTGATGAAAGTCGGCGATTCTGGCGTCGTTGTCGATGTGCAGGAGCAAGGCGATGCAAAAGACGATAGCCTGTTCAATATTACCCGTCGCCTGAAAGAACTAGGCTTTGTCAAAGGTGAGCCTGTAAAAATATTACACAAAGGATATTTTGGTGGAGAACCACTGGCCGTCAGGATAGGCCAATCGACCTTTGCGTTGCGAAATTTTGAAGCAGCCCTCATAGGCGTTACCAATCTCGGTGTTAGTCATTCAGAAAAAGTAGGAACATAG
- a CDS encoding ABC transporter ATP-binding protein, translating into MTGFSLELKDVRKSFGSAEIIKGANLQVPKGERFAIIGPNGAGKSTLFNLISGRFPITSGDIQLNGESITQLKPYEINRRGLSRSFQITNIFHRLSVYENLRCAVLWSLGYKYSFWHRLNGLKDAHERAEAVLEQIGLKRRRNVTAGLLTYAEQRALEIGITIAGGADVILLDEPTAGMSRSESDAAVELIRKVTVGKSLLMVEHDMSVVFGLADKIAVVVYGEVIACDTPANIRNNQKVKDAYLGGHAPVEVE; encoded by the coding sequence ATGACAGGCTTTTCGCTTGAATTAAAAGACGTACGAAAATCCTTTGGCAGTGCGGAAATTATCAAGGGTGCCAATTTGCAGGTGCCAAAAGGCGAACGATTTGCCATTATCGGCCCTAATGGTGCAGGCAAATCCACGCTGTTTAATTTGATTTCTGGCCGCTTCCCTATTACTTCCGGGGATATCCAGCTCAATGGCGAGAGCATCACGCAATTGAAACCGTATGAAATCAACCGACGTGGCCTGTCGCGCAGTTTTCAGATTACGAATATTTTTCACCGTCTGTCCGTGTATGAAAACCTGCGCTGTGCAGTCTTGTGGTCATTGGGATATAAATACTCATTCTGGCACAGGCTGAACGGCTTGAAGGATGCACATGAAAGGGCAGAAGCAGTATTGGAACAGATAGGCCTGAAACGCAGGCGTAATGTCACGGCCGGTTTGCTAACCTATGCAGAGCAGCGTGCGCTGGAAATCGGTATCACCATCGCTGGCGGTGCAGATGTTATTTTGCTCGATGAGCCTACTGCCGGTATGAGCAGGTCGGAATCTGATGCGGCAGTTGAACTCATACGCAAGGTCACGGTCGGCAAATCCCTGTTGATGGTGGAGCATGACATGAGCGTGGTCTTCGGCCTGGCCGATAAAATTGCCGTGGTCGTCTATGGTGAAGTCATTGCCTGCGATACGCCTGCCAATATCCGCAATAATCAAAAAGTCAAAGACGCCTATCTGGGTGGTCATGCGCCGGTGGAGGTTGAATGA
- a CDS encoding ferrous iron transporter B yields MNELFSPLIALVGNPNCGKTALFNRLTGARQKVANYAGVTIERKEGKFRSDAGRQWQVLDLPGTYSLHAITPDEKITQEVVTGQRTDETMPDAVVCVVDATNLKRGLRVVFELLALGQPLILAVNMMDIAKKRHIHIDIAALSRKLNIPVVETIAVDPKGIDALLTELEALAQTLQPNGNITPHALSAQSPESLQQQANAVLEACVTQDVDAASERAASLSYRLDSWILHPAIGPVIFATLMFLVFQAVFAWAQAPMDLIKSSIDAAGTAVESALAPGILQGLLVKGVIGGAGSVLVFLPQIVILFFFILIMEDSGYLPRAAFLLDRVMGKVGLSGRAFIPLLSSFACAIPGIMATRTIQNPRDRLVTIMIAPLMTCSARLPVYALIIAAFIPDQTVLGMLNLQGLVLFLLYLGGIVSAMLVAYFFKKKWGSEVHQQALMLELPDYRWPNVRNLLLGLWERIKIFTTRVGTIILSLMILLWFLSSFPGAPENATQPPIYYSIAGYLGRALEVIFAPIGFNWQICIALVPGLAAREVAVAALGTVYALSQSGEELSRSLEPLIAHSWSVPTALSLLAWYVFAPQCVATLSVVKRETNTLRYPVIMAAYLFGLAYCASFLTYHISSFFLGR; encoded by the coding sequence GTGAACGAATTGTTTTCTCCGCTCATCGCTCTTGTCGGTAACCCTAACTGCGGAAAAACTGCACTCTTCAATCGATTGACAGGTGCTCGACAAAAAGTAGCAAACTATGCGGGCGTCACGATAGAACGGAAAGAAGGTAAATTCCGTTCTGATGCAGGGCGTCAATGGCAGGTACTGGATTTACCAGGTACTTACAGCCTACACGCCATCACACCTGATGAAAAAATCACCCAGGAAGTGGTCACCGGCCAACGAACTGATGAAACCATGCCGGATGCTGTGGTGTGCGTAGTCGATGCCACCAATTTGAAACGCGGCCTGCGCGTGGTGTTTGAATTACTTGCACTTGGTCAGCCATTGATCTTGGCAGTGAACATGATGGATATCGCTAAAAAACGCCATATCCATATCGACATCGCCGCATTGAGCCGCAAGCTGAATATCCCTGTGGTCGAGACCATTGCAGTCGATCCAAAAGGGATTGATGCGCTTTTGACTGAGCTGGAAGCACTGGCGCAAACGTTGCAACCAAATGGCAACATCACACCGCATGCACTTTCTGCACAGAGCCCTGAGAGCTTGCAACAACAAGCCAACGCGGTACTGGAAGCCTGTGTCACGCAAGATGTTGACGCCGCCAGCGAACGTGCGGCCAGTTTGAGTTATCGCCTGGATAGCTGGATTTTGCACCCGGCTATTGGCCCCGTCATTTTTGCGACCCTGATGTTCCTGGTATTTCAGGCAGTATTCGCCTGGGCACAGGCACCGATGGATTTGATCAAATCAAGCATCGATGCGGCTGGCACTGCAGTTGAATCAGCGCTGGCACCCGGCATACTGCAAGGCTTGCTGGTCAAGGGCGTGATAGGCGGTGCAGGCAGCGTGCTGGTGTTTTTGCCGCAGATCGTGATCCTGTTCTTCTTCATCCTGATCATGGAAGATTCTGGCTATTTGCCACGTGCCGCCTTTTTACTTGACAGAGTCATGGGTAAAGTCGGCTTGTCTGGTCGCGCCTTTATTCCGCTGCTGTCCAGCTTTGCCTGTGCGATTCCAGGCATCATGGCAACCAGGACCATACAAAATCCGCGCGACAGGCTGGTGACCATCATGATCGCCCCGCTGATGACCTGTTCCGCACGCTTACCTGTGTATGCGCTCATCATCGCCGCCTTCATTCCTGACCAAACCGTTCTGGGCATGTTGAATTTGCAGGGGCTGGTATTATTTCTTCTGTATCTCGGCGGCATAGTATCTGCCATGCTGGTGGCCTACTTCTTTAAAAAGAAATGGGGCAGCGAAGTACATCAACAGGCCCTGATGCTGGAATTGCCCGATTATCGATGGCCAAACGTCCGCAACCTGCTCCTCGGTTTATGGGAAAGAATAAAGATTTTCACGACCCGTGTTGGTACCATCATCCTGTCTTTAATGATCTTATTGTGGTTCCTCAGCAGCTTTCCTGGCGCACCAGAAAATGCAACCCAGCCGCCAATTTATTACAGCATTGCCGGTTACCTGGGCCGTGCACTGGAAGTGATATTTGCGCCGATTGGTTTTAACTGGCAAATCTGCATTGCCCTGGTACCAGGACTGGCAGCGCGTGAAGTTGCCGTAGCGGCCTTGGGTACAGTATATGCACTCTCGCAATCAGGCGAAGAACTGAGCCGCTCGCTGGAGCCATTGATAGCGCATTCCTGGAGCGTGCCAACGGCCTTGTCCCTGCTGGCCTGGTATGTTTTTGCTCCACAATGCGTGGCGACCTTGAGTGTGGTCAAACGTGAGACCAATACCTTGCGCTACCCGGTCATCATGGCAGCGTACTTATTTGGTCTGGCCTATTGCGCGTCTTTCCTGACCTATCATATTTCCAGCTTTTTTCTGGGGAGATAA
- a CDS encoding ABC-F family ATPase, translated as MLSTANITMQFGPKPLFENISVKFGEGNRYGLIGANGCGKSTFMKILGGDLEQSSGTVMLDQNERLGKLRQDQFAFEDMRVLDVVMMGHTEMWAAMSERDAIYANPEATDDDYMKAADLEAKFAEYDGYTAEARAGELLLGVGIPTDQHQGVMSAVAPGWKLRVLLAQALFSNPDILLLDEPTNNLDINTIRWLEDILNERNSTMIIISHDRHFLNQVCTHMADMDYGTLKVYPGNYDDYMLASSQARAQQMANNAKAKEKVAELQDFVRRFSANKSKARQATSRAKQIDKIKIEEFKPSSRQNPFVRFDGEKKLHRLAVEVQSLSKAYDKTLFKNIDLMVEAGERIAIIGANGIGKTTLLRCIGGGDITGLNADYGTVKWAENANVGYMPQDPTEEFASDKNLTDWIGQWTQEGDDDQAVRSILGRLLFGGDDVKKSVKVLSGGEKGRMMYGKLMLGRHNVLLLDEPTNHMDMESIESLNIALEKYAGTLIFVSHDREFVSSLATRVLEIKENEIIDFQGSYEEYLSSQGIE; from the coding sequence GTGCTTTCTACCGCTAATATCACCATGCAGTTCGGCCCCAAGCCGCTGTTTGAAAATATCTCAGTTAAATTTGGCGAAGGTAACCGCTATGGCCTGATCGGTGCCAATGGCTGCGGCAAATCCACTTTCATGAAGATTCTCGGTGGTGACCTTGAGCAATCTTCAGGTACGGTCATGCTGGATCAGAATGAACGCCTCGGTAAATTGCGCCAGGATCAGTTTGCCTTTGAAGATATGCGCGTACTGGATGTGGTCATGATGGGCCACACAGAAATGTGGGCAGCCATGTCGGAGCGGGATGCGATTTACGCGAATCCTGAAGCAACTGACGACGACTACATGAAAGCAGCTGATCTGGAAGCCAAGTTTGCTGAATATGATGGTTATACCGCAGAAGCACGTGCTGGCGAATTATTGCTGGGCGTTGGTATACCAACTGATCAGCATCAGGGCGTCATGAGTGCCGTTGCACCAGGCTGGAAGCTGCGCGTCTTGCTGGCGCAGGCCCTGTTTTCCAACCCAGATATTTTGCTGCTTGATGAGCCAACCAATAACCTGGACATCAATACCATCCGCTGGCTGGAAGACATTCTGAATGAACGTAATTCCACCATGATCATCATTTCCCATGATCGCCATTTCCTGAATCAGGTATGTACACACATGGCGGATATGGATTATGGCACCCTCAAAGTGTATCCGGGCAATTACGACGACTACATGCTGGCATCGTCACAGGCGCGTGCACAGCAAATGGCGAACAATGCCAAGGCCAAGGAAAAGGTCGCAGAGCTGCAAGATTTTGTCCGTCGCTTTTCTGCGAATAAATCCAAAGCGCGCCAGGCAACTTCACGTGCCAAACAGATTGATAAGATCAAGATTGAAGAATTCAAACCATCAAGCCGCCAGAATCCTTTCGTGCGTTTTGATGGCGAGAAAAAATTGCACCGTCTTGCAGTGGAAGTGCAATCCCTGAGCAAGGCTTACGACAAGACCTTGTTCAAAAATATCGACCTGATGGTTGAGGCAGGCGAAAGAATCGCGATCATCGGTGCCAACGGCATTGGTAAAACGACTTTGCTGCGATGCATAGGTGGTGGCGATATCACTGGTTTGAATGCGGATTATGGCACTGTCAAATGGGCAGAAAACGCCAATGTCGGTTATATGCCGCAAGATCCTACCGAAGAATTTGCATCTGATAAAAACCTGACTGACTGGATAGGTCAATGGACGCAAGAAGGTGATGATGACCAGGCAGTCCGCTCCATTCTGGGTCGTTTGCTGTTCGGTGGTGATGATGTCAAAAAATCGGTCAAGGTATTGTCCGGTGGTGAAAAAGGCCGCATGATGTATGGCAAGCTGATGCTGGGTCGCCACAATGTCCTGTTGCTGGATGAGCCTACCAACCACATGGATATGGAATCTATCGAGTCACTGAATATCGCGCTCGAAAAATATGCTGGCACCCTGATTTTCGTTTCGCATGACCGCGAGTTTGTTTCTTCTTTGGCGACACGTGTTCTGGAAATCAAGGAAAATGAAATCATCGACTTCCAGGGCAGTTATGAAGAGTACCTGAGCAGTCAGGGTATAGAGTAA
- a CDS encoding ABC transporter ATP-binding protein, whose product MSLLTIKNLNAYYGKSHVLHGVDMQVNAGEIVSLLGRNGVGRSTTVKATMGQVDATGSILFKGEEIIGLKAFQIAHKGLGYVPENRDIFPGLTVEQNLMLGEKSGRPKGSKPRWSLEDMYQMFPRLRERRNTQAGVMSGGEQQMLTLCRTLMGDPDLIMIDEPTEGLAPKIVELVAEYLKELKNRGISVLLVEQKLAIALEISQRVYVMGHGSIVFEGTPADLRANDNIRKEWLEV is encoded by the coding sequence ATGAGCTTACTGACGATAAAAAATCTGAATGCATACTATGGCAAGAGCCACGTCCTGCATGGTGTTGATATGCAGGTCAATGCGGGGGAAATTGTCAGCCTGCTGGGGCGCAATGGCGTAGGGCGCTCGACTACCGTCAAGGCAACTATGGGACAGGTCGATGCGACTGGCTCCATCTTGTTCAAGGGCGAGGAAATCATCGGTCTGAAAGCTTTCCAGATTGCCCATAAAGGCCTGGGTTATGTACCTGAAAACCGTGATATTTTTCCTGGTTTGACGGTGGAACAAAATCTGATGCTGGGAGAAAAATCCGGTCGCCCCAAGGGAAGCAAGCCGCGCTGGAGTTTGGAAGACATGTATCAGATGTTCCCGCGTCTGCGTGAGCGCAGGAATACCCAGGCAGGGGTGATGTCCGGCGGTGAGCAGCAAATGCTGACGCTATGCCGCACCTTGATGGGTGATCCTGACCTGATCATGATTGATGAACCCACCGAAGGATTGGCACCAAAGATTGTTGAACTGGTAGCAGAATACTTGAAGGAGCTGAAAAATCGCGGTATCTCCGTTTTATTGGTAGAACAAAAATTGGCAATTGCGCTGGAAATTTCACAGCGTGTATATGTCATGGGACATGGCAGCATTGTGTTTGAAGGCACACCTGCAGATTTGCGTGCCAACGACAATATCCGTAAAGAATGGCTGGAGGTGTAA
- a CDS encoding GGDEF domain-containing protein — MTDTSLSNAGPLKGWAFWFVNELVNLMAILPVMLSLPDLSGFRLNRRRAFKTYSIQPGKILPVCALLASFVLGIIIGGPGAPVFPIPALLWCALSYDIFITSLLTLFYSCWVLISMSMGYLPISIVNMNARPMLLSIRIGVSLLTLAPLTVACVMAAREELLRQLKYVAEHDQLTSLLNRRAFNERASSKLCALAEQRRPVAVLMLDIDKFKDVNDTYGHAGGDRVLVAFARIASAGLREVDTLGRIGGEEFAAILPGCSRKDAEMIAGRIRSKLASTPIAIGDDQQIKVTVSIGISLIHQAVPDIEALLLVADKALYRAKENGRNRVETDDLDDIKNKNDQVPT; from the coding sequence ATGACTGATACTAGCCTGTCAAATGCTGGTCCGCTCAAAGGCTGGGCATTCTGGTTCGTGAATGAACTGGTCAATTTGATGGCAATTTTACCTGTCATGCTCAGCTTGCCAGATTTATCAGGATTCAGATTAAACCGTCGCCGTGCTTTCAAGACTTACAGCATCCAGCCTGGCAAGATTCTACCTGTCTGCGCCCTTCTGGCGTCCTTTGTGTTGGGCATCATCATAGGCGGCCCGGGTGCCCCGGTTTTCCCTATCCCTGCTTTACTGTGGTGCGCACTCAGCTATGACATTTTCATCACCAGCTTACTGACCTTGTTTTACAGCTGCTGGGTATTGATTTCCATGTCCATGGGCTACCTGCCAATATCCATCGTCAACATGAATGCACGCCCCATGCTGCTATCAATACGCATAGGAGTAAGCTTGCTGACACTGGCGCCACTGACTGTAGCCTGCGTCATGGCAGCGCGCGAAGAACTCTTGCGTCAACTCAAGTACGTTGCAGAACACGACCAACTGACCAGCCTTTTGAACCGGCGGGCATTTAATGAGCGGGCTTCCAGCAAATTGTGCGCCCTGGCTGAACAAAGGCGCCCGGTAGCAGTACTGATGCTGGACATCGACAAATTCAAGGATGTCAATGATACGTATGGCCATGCTGGTGGTGACCGCGTGCTGGTGGCGTTTGCGCGCATAGCCAGCGCTGGCTTGCGTGAAGTCGATACACTGGGTCGTATCGGTGGTGAAGAATTTGCGGCCATATTGCCCGGCTGCAGCCGCAAGGACGCTGAAATGATAGCCGGGCGGATACGCAGCAAACTTGCCAGTACTCCCATAGCCATTGGTGATGACCAGCAAATCAAGGTCACTGTCAGCATAGGAATCAGCCTCATCCACCAAGCCGTGCCTGATATTGAAGCACTATTGCTAGTCGCAGATAAAGCACTCTACCGCGCCAAGGAAAATGGGCGCAATCGGGTAGAAACGGACGATCTTGATGACATAAAAAATAAAAATGATCAGGTTCCAACCTAA
- a CDS encoding helix-turn-helix domain-containing GNAT family N-acetyltransferase — MDASISSLTVQGIRDASRRLVRELGFMKPTLAGTMLPASAVHALIEIGDHGVHSATALCEILGLEKSSVSRMVRKLIEGGELAEAGNLKDGREKQLVLSPKGRQTLLAINRFASLQVGKALERIPVSAHGKVQTGLNMYAEALAVARKGDSAATAHDTYIQSGYHPGILGRVVEMHARYYARYAGFGHFFEAKVASGIAEFAGRLENPGNQLWFAIRDNIILGSIAIDAEDLGGNIAHLRWFIVDDELRGSGIGRRLLAEAISFCDRQQFSEIHLWTFKGLDAARRLYEEAGFVLLEEFRGQQWGEEVLEQKFSRPHPAIL, encoded by the coding sequence ATGGATGCTTCAATATCTTCGCTAACTGTTCAGGGAATTCGCGACGCATCGCGCAGGCTGGTTCGTGAATTGGGTTTCATGAAGCCCACTTTGGCTGGCACCATGCTTCCTGCGTCCGCTGTGCATGCATTAATTGAAATAGGGGACCACGGTGTCCATAGCGCGACTGCATTGTGCGAAATACTGGGCCTGGAAAAATCCAGCGTCAGCCGCATGGTTAGAAAACTTATAGAAGGTGGCGAACTGGCAGAGGCCGGCAATTTGAAAGATGGCCGGGAAAAACAGCTTGTGTTAAGCCCGAAAGGCAGGCAGACCCTGCTTGCGATTAACCGGTTTGCCAGTTTGCAGGTTGGCAAGGCTCTTGAACGTATTCCGGTTTCGGCGCATGGCAAAGTACAGACAGGGTTGAACATGTATGCAGAAGCGCTGGCAGTTGCGCGTAAAGGTGACTCAGCCGCTACCGCACATGATACGTACATCCAGTCAGGTTATCACCCTGGCATACTTGGCCGTGTAGTTGAAATGCACGCTCGTTACTATGCACGCTATGCTGGTTTCGGGCATTTTTTTGAGGCCAAAGTTGCCAGCGGCATAGCTGAATTTGCAGGGCGTCTGGAAAATCCAGGCAATCAACTATGGTTTGCAATCCGCGACAATATCATCCTTGGCAGCATCGCGATTGATGCCGAAGACCTGGGTGGCAATATTGCCCATCTTCGCTGGTTTATTGTTGATGACGAATTGCGTGGCAGTGGCATAGGGAGGCGCTTGCTTGCTGAAGCTATTTCTTTTTGTGACCGACAACAATTCAGCGAAATACATCTATGGACTTTTAAAGGGTTGGACGCGGCGCGGCGCTTGTATGAAGAAGCTGGGTTTGTAT